Proteins co-encoded in one Arachis stenosperma cultivar V10309 chromosome 7, arast.V10309.gnm1.PFL2, whole genome shotgun sequence genomic window:
- the LOC130941965 gene encoding universal stress protein PHOS34, with translation MSSVAGNLTCVVAAVDGSEQSMTALRWALQNLKLRSPASDSTNAGSFVVLHVQSPPSIATGLNPGAIPFGGPTDLEVPAITAAIEAHQKRITEAVLNHALGICAEFNLAEPRIKTHVVVGDPKEKICEAAQDLNADVLVMGSRAFGPIKRMFLGSVSNYCAHHAQCPVIIIKGKDNVDKKN, from the exons ATGTCATCCGTAGCTGGAAACTTAACCTGCGTGGTGGCGGCCGTTGACGGCAGCGAACAGAGCATGACCGCTCTCCGCTGGGCCCTACAAAACCTCAAGCTACGATCACCTGCTTCCGATTCCACCAACGCTGGATCCTTTGTTGTTCTCCACGTCCAATCCCCACCCTCCATCGCCACCGGCCTCAACCCCGGCGCCATCCCCTTCGGCGGCCCAA CTGACCTGGAAGTACCGGCGATCACGGCGGCGATCGAGGCTCACCAGAAGCGTATCACTGAAGCCGTACTCAATCACGCTTTAGGAATTTGCGCTGAATTCAATTTGGCT GAACCGAGGATCAAGACCCATGTCGTTGTGGGAGACCCAAAGGAGAAGATATGTGAAGCTGCACAGGATCTAAATGCTGATGTGCTTGTGATGGGGTCCCGTGCATTTGGCCCTATTAAGAG GATGTTCCTTGGCAGTGTTAGCAACTACTGTGCCCACCATGCTCAGTGCCCAGTCATTATTATCAAGGGAAAGGACAATGTCGACAAGAAAAACTAG